Within the Roseicitreum antarcticum genome, the region CGGCGGCGGTGTTGCGCGTCTCATGTTCGGTCATGCGGATCAGCGACAGGTTGATCTGCAAAGGCGTCGCGCCGATCAGCCGGGCAAATTGTGTCTCGGTCTGTATTTTCTTTGGCATCAGGTTCAGCAGCGCGATGCGCAGGGGCCGGATGTCTTGCCGCGCGGCCTTGTCATCAGCCATGACCATAACGCCCTCGGTGTTCAGGACATCATAGGCGGGCAGGGTGGCGGGCAGGGTGATGGGCATGGCGGTAACCTGATGTAATTTCAGTCAGAACGGGACGCCGGGCGGCGCTTCGGCGCTTTGGTGGTCGGGTGGTTTGTACTACAGGGCGGCAATTAACAGCGCGTTGAAATCCTGGGGGCTTTGCACGTGCATTACGTCTTCGGCGCGCACGCGGATGCCCCAGTTCTCGGCCATCGCGCGGTAGCGCGGCTGCCGGTGGGCCAGCGCGCGTGCGTAGGTCCAGCGCACGAAATGGTCAGGGTCCACGCTGTCCTCGGTCACGGCATACTCGGCCAGGTAAGCGTCCCAGGCGGGCAGCAGGAAATCGGGGTGATAATACATCGGCTTTGGCGCGCGGTCGAAGCGGCGGATCAGCTCGGCCGTGTGCGCGTCAGAGCCTTCGATCCAGACCGGCAGCATATGGGCGGCGAGCGTGGTCATCAGCGGGTCGTCATGGTCATCAGGGTCGATCACCTCGCAGATCGAGCCGCCGGTATCGCAAATGAAATTCTGATAGCCATAGATGTCGAGCGCCCTGTCGATGAAGGGCACGGCATCTTGCAGCGCGGCGGTTTCGGCCCCGTGGTGCTGGCGTTGGCGGCGTATGTACTCGGCAAACGGCAGGCCCCCGCGCGTGGGATCGCCGGGCTTGCCGAGGTAGGTGGACAGTGGGGCGAG harbors:
- a CDS encoding ATPase is translated as MRHPAAPNSPDAPIRRVMLFGMSGLGKTHLASMLRGTGEWFHYSVDYRIGTRYMGEHIADNFKREAMRVPLLRDLLMTDSVYIASNITFDNLAPLSTYLGKPGDPTRGGLPFAEYIRRQRQHHGAETAALQDAVPFIDRALDIYGYQNFICDTGGSICEVIDPDDHDDPLMTTLAAHMLPVWIEGSDAHTAELIRRFDRAPKPMYYHPDFLLPAWDAYLAEYAVTEDSVDPDHFVRWTYARALAHRQPRYRAMAENWGIRVRAEDVMHVQSPQDFNALLIAAL